From a single Bemisia tabaci chromosome 10, PGI_BMITA_v3 genomic region:
- the LOC109033360 gene encoding uncharacterized protein: MHLQNHSKVCRMRFLSEEEKEKLKQKKLPQSPTLNLCSFDVCVVCNSRVLPCGTAQKTSKKCDNCVFKDEESVLLPMKKTGDKNRPFYCTYCNKKFTESSNLNNHLRTHTGDRPFSCTYCDKKFTQSGALNRHLRTHTGDKPFSCTYCDKKFTQSGTLNKHLRTHTGDKPFSCTYCDKKFTESGHLNNHLRTHTGDKPFPCTYCDKKFTQSSHLDSHLRTHTGDKPFSCTYCDKKFAESGHLNNHLRTHTGDKPFSCTYCDKKFTESGHLNNHLRTHTGDKPFSCTYCDKKFTESGTLNRHLRTHTGDKPFSCTYCNKKFTESGTLNRHLRTHTGDKPFSCTYCDKKFTVSGTLNKHLRTHTGDKPFSCTYCDKKFTESGHLNNHLRTHTGDKPFPGTYCDKKFTESGHLNNHLRTHTGDKPFSCTYCDKKFTESSKHLRTHTVGKSFS, encoded by the coding sequence ATGCACCTACAAAATCACAGTAAAGTCTGCCGGATGCGATTTCTAtcagaggaggaaaaagaaaagctaAAGCAGAAAAAACTACCTCAGTCACCAACCCTGAATCTATGCTCGTTCGACGTGTGCGTTGTCTGCAATTCAAGAGTCTTACCTTGCGGCACAGCTCAGAAGACGAGCAAGAAATGCGACAACTGCGTGTTCAAGGATGAGGAGAGTGTCTTACTCCCTATGAAGAAAACTGGTGACAAGAATAGACCGTTCTATTGTACTTACTGTAATAAGAAATTCACCGAATCCAGTAATTTAAATAATCATCTAAGGACGCACACGGGCGACAGGCCATTCTCGTGCACTTATTGCGATAAGAAATTCACCCAATCCGGTGCTTTAAATAGGCATTTAAGGACGCACACGGGCGACAAGCCATTCTCTTGTACTTATTGTGATAAGAAATTCACCCAATCCGGTACTTTAAATAAGCATCTAAGGACGCACACGGGCGACAAGCCATTCTCTTGTACTTATTGTGATAAGAAATTCACCGAATCCGGTCATTTAAATAATCATCTAAGGACGCACACGGGCGACAAGCCATTCCCGTGCACTTATTGTGATAAGAAATTCACCCAATCCAGTCATTTAGATAGTCATTTAAGGACGCACACGGGCGACAAGCCATTCTCTTGTACTTATTGTGATAAGAAATTCGCCGAATCCGGTCATTTAAATAATCATCTAAGGACGCACACGGGCGACAAGCCATTCTCGTGCACTTATTGTGATAAGAAATTCACCGAATCCGGTCATTTAAATAATCATTTAAGGACGCACACGGGCGACAAGCCATTCTCGTGCACTTATTGTGATAAGAAATTCACCGAATCCGGTACTTTAAATAGGCATCTAAGGACGCACACGGGCGACAAGCCATTCTCTTGTACTTACTGTAATAAGAAATTCACCGAATCCGGTACTTTAAATAGGCATCTAAGGACGCACACGGGCGACAAGCCATTCTCTTGTACTTACTGTGATAAGAAATTCACCGTATCCGGTACTTTAAATAAGCATCTAAGGACGCACACGGGCGACAAGCCATTCTCTTGTACTTATTGTGATAAGAAATTCACCGAATCCGGTCATTTAAATAATCATCTAAGGACGCACACGGGCGACAAGCCATTCCCGGGCACTTATTGTGATAAGAAATTCACCGAATCCGGTCATTTAAATAATCATTTAAGGACGCACACGGGCGACAAGCCATTCTCGTGCACTTATTGTGATAAGAAATTCACCGAATCCAGTAAGCATCTAAGGACGCACACGGTCGGCAAGTCATTCTCATAA
- the LOC109033355 gene encoding histone-lysine N-methyltransferase PRDM7-like, with translation MEKIRVYFSDSEWNSYSDYEKQSMLKRKENYELLVGMGLEPVVPNFMMKKRRRIGTNPPVAMTKSSVLTGESSGGRYPRRALAPKNYKEPSVPDEDTLIYCDSCHDVFEGGCKIHMLHIKDTPVPIDKDDKLRALKTVPEGLMVGVSSIPGAGDGVWTTKTIKKDSLFGPYEGVFRKKTEDGSTNYSWEIKKERKPIGFVDAQDIATSNWMRFVNCARSTYEQNLVAHQYKGKIYYRAFDDIPSNRELFVYYGSHFAEEQLGIENFKENKDLPRKFQHYTLSEILNNVIFFLCPLKTGQFQLIKGKSVANSHFYCSRQNYLQN, from the exons ATGGAGAAGATCAGGGTGTACTTCAGTGATTCCGAGTGGAACTCCTACTCTGACTACGAAAAACAATCAATGCTCAAACGAAAGGAGAATTATGAACTTCTCGTCGGCATGG GTCTCGAGCctgtagttccaaatttcatgaTGAAAAAACGACGACGTATCGGAACAAACCCTCCGGTAGCAATGACCAAATCAAGTGTGTTGACAG GTGAAAGTAGTGGTGGAAGATACCCACGACGTGCCCTTGCGcctaaaaattataaagaaCCCTCTGTCCCTGATGAGGACACTTTGATCT ATTGCGATTCATGCCACGACGTTTTTGAAGGGGGCTGCAAAATTCACATGCTGCATATAAAGGATACACCT GTCCCTATTGACAAGGATGATAAGCTACGCGCTCTAAAAACTGTGCCAGAAGGTTTAATGGTTGGCGTCTCTTCAATTCCGGGAGCAGGTGACGGTGTCTGGACCACTAAGACCATCAAAAAGGATTCCCTGTTTGGCCCTTACGAGGGTGTTTTTCGGAAGAAAACTGAAGATGGCTCAACCAATTATAGTTGGGAG ataaaaaaggaaaggaagccGATCGGCTTTGTGGATGCACAAGATATAGCGACCAGTAACTGGATGCGATTTGTCAACTGTGCCAGGAGTACCTACGAACAGAATCTTGTTGCACACCAGTACAAAGGCAAAATTTACTACCGAGCATTTGATGACATACCCTCTAACAGAGAATTATTCGTCTATTATGGAAGTCATTTCGCTGAAGAGCAGCTAggaatcgaaaattttaaagaaaacaaggATCTACCACGTAAGTTTCAACATTACACactgagtgaaattttgaacaatgtaattttttttctttgtccgCTAAAAACTGGTCAGTTTCAGCTCATCAAAGGGAAATCTGTCGCCAATTCCCACTTTTACTGTAGcagacaaaattatctgcaaaattaa